Below is a genomic region from Alphaproteobacteria bacterium.
GCCGCGCTGCCATGAATCGTAGGATTCGAACAAAGCGCGCAGGCGATCCGAATAGGCGTAGGACGAATCGGGCGGCGGCGAATCCGGATGAGCGCGATAAGCTTCGTAAACCTGCGCCACGAAGGCGCGCGGATCCTCGACGCCGGGTTGCGGGGCCGCGAATGCGGCGAGCATCAGAGCCGCCAGAATCAGAAAGAGCTTGCCCATCGCATTCCTCCCCGGCGCGCAATGAGCGCGAGCGGGAGGCTGATTGCAAGCACCTCGTCATCGCGAGCGAAGCGAAGCGATCCAGTGCGGCATCACCGCTCCACTGGATTGCTTCGTCGCTTCACTCCTCGCAATGACGGATCGGGCGGTCAGTCGTTCTCTTCCTCGGCGAACAATTCGGTCGCGACGTCGGCATTGGCGGAAAGGCGCACCTGATCGCCATCGACCGCTGCGACGAGGCCGAGCGAGATGTAATGATGGTGGCCCTCGTGGCTGCCCTGGCCGCTGTCGGCCTTGGTCAGCTTGATCCGGTCGCCATCGACCTTGTCGACCGTGCCGACGCGGACGCCGTCGGCGCCGATCACTTCCATATGCTCGCGAATGTCGTCCCTGGCAGCCATGGCGCTTCTCCTTATCGAAACTGGGTGTGCCTGCTGAACCGCCCGGACGGGCCGACTGTTCCGGCTTGATCGCGCCGCCCTTTCCGGCGAACCATCGCGCCAACGCAACATGGGGTCACGATCATGCGCCGCTTCGCCGCTCTCGCCGTCCTTTTCGCCACCGCCGCGGCGGCCCAGCCCGGCGCCTGGCGGCCCGCCCCCGTCACCGGGGCGACCGAGCCGTCCGAGGTCGTCGCGCATTCGGCGGCGACAGACTGGCGGCCGGTGGATCCCGAGAATCTGCTGGTGATGGAGCTGGCCGACGGGGCCAAGGTCTATATCGAGTTGGCGCCGGATTTCGCGCCGGTCCACGTCGCCAACATCCGCCGCTACGCCCGCGGCGGCTGGTGGAACGGAGCGACGATCTACCGGGTGCAGGACAATTATGTGACGCAGTGGGGCAATGGCGATGCCAGCGTGCCGCTGCCCCAGGGCGTGGTGGCCCGGCCCCCGGCCGAATATGAGCGCGGCAGCGAAGGCCTCGCCATCCGCCCGCTCGGCTTTCCCGACAGCTACGCACCGGCGGCCGGCCACGTTAACGGCTGGCCGGTCGCCTACGATCCGGAGCGCTCCAGCGCCTGGCTCACCCATTGCTATGCCAGCGTCGGCGTCGGCCGAGACCTGGCGCCCGACACCGGCACGGGCGGCGAGCTCTACGCGGTGATCGGCCACGCTCCGCGCCCGCTCGACCGCAACATCGCCAATGTCGGGCGGGTGATCGAGGGCATGGCCGCCCTCGCCGCCCGCCAGCGGGGCACCGGCAATCTCGGCTTCTACCAGGCCGAGCGCGGAGAGACTCCGGTCCCGATCCGGTCGGTGCGCGTGGCCGCGGACATGCCGGCCGCGGAGCGCCCGCAATTCGAGGCGATGCGCACAGACACGGAAACCTTTTCCGCTTACGTCCGCGGCCGGGCCAACCGGGGCGGGGCCTTCTTCAATGTGCCGGCGGGCGGCGTCGACATCTGCAACGTCAACGTGCCGGTCCGGCGGCGGCCTAGCGCAGCACCATCCGGTCGCCGCTGATCTCCACGGTGCCGACGCGCTCGAGATAGGATTGGCCGAGCAGCGAGACCTGCAGCTGGTCGGCCACCGCGGCGCGCACGTCGCGCGCCTCGAGCGGGCCGATCGCCACCCGGTCGATCGTCACCGGGATCACCTCGATCACACCGCCCGCCCCGCGCGCCGAGGCGCGTGTCGAGGGCAAGGCGATGCCGGCCCGGCGCGCGTCGGCGCCGGTCAGGGCGACGACCGAGGCGCCGGTATCGACGAGGAAGCGGACCGAGGCTCCGTTGACCTGGGCGTCGACGTAGAAATGGCCGTCCGCGGCGCGGAGAATCTCGCGCCGGGCATAACCATTGCCCGCCCTGGGCGCGGGCGCCGGGGCGGCCGGCTGGAGCGCCCCCCGAGGCTCGGCCTCGGGCGCTTCGCCGGACAGGTTCGGCGCGATCAGCGCGACGCCGAGCGCGGCGACTCCGAGCCAGAGCAGATTGCTTCCCGCGGACATAGCCCGCTCATAGCGCCTGGCCGGCCAATGCCCGGTTAACGCGGGCGAAAAGACGGCGCCCGCCGGATATTATCCGACGGGCGCCAACGCCTCTCCTGGCTGATTGGCACTTCGAGCGCAGGCGGGGCGCGCTTCCGCCGCCATTGGCCGGGCAGCGGAGAGGGATTCCTGCCTGATCAGGCCGCGTGCGATTCCGGGATATACCGGCGGCGCACGGTGCGAACGATCTGCCCGCCGGCGACCAGAGGCGCGCTCTCGAGCGGCAGCGCAGTGCCGCAGAAGGCGCATTCGGCCATCATCCGGCCGATATACCAGTGCGTACGCCCGCAACCCGGGCAATGGTTCGTCTGATCGTCGCGATAGCAGATGTGATACCCGCGCATCGCCACCGGGGGGACGAGGCTCCCGCCCCGCGCTTCCAGAACATTCGTCGCCATTACATCGGCTCCTTCCAAACCCACTTGCGCGCATCAACGCCGGTCGTCGGGAGGAAGTTGCAATGGAAAGGACGGCGCGCGCATTTTGCCGCGGCTGCCCTTCCCGATTTCGCAAGCCGGTCGAACGGCTTATTCGGACTGCGGAGCCCCGCTCGGAGCCGCTGCCGTCTCTGCCGGAGCGCCCGCGGGCGCTTCGCCCGGCGTGGTCTGCGATGCCGCGACCGGAGCCGCGCCGCCGACCGGAATCATCGTGATGTGTAGCGGATTGGGACGAAGATCGTTGAGCGAGCCGTTGCTCGCGTCGACCACGCCGCCGACGATCCCGCCGAAGATGGCGTTGCCGGCGAGCGCGGTGCCGCCGCCGGCGCGCATGCGGCTGTGCACCTCGGCTTCGGCCGGCTGGTAGCCGTCCATCGTCGCGGTGACGACGAAGTCGTCCTTGCGCTTCAGCCGCAAGGCCGCAGCGGTCTTTACCGAAACTTTGTCAATTTATCCGACAGTGCCGGCATGTCGGAGAGGCTTACACCCAGGCTGCGGCGGGCAGGCCGGCGATGATCCGGCTGTTCAAGCATTATGTGCCCTTCGCGGTCCTGCTGCTGGGAGCGATCGACTTCGCCTTGCTCCTGTTCGGCGCGGAGGCCGGGTGGGCGCTTCGTTTCTGGCAGGTTTCGGGGACGTTCGACCTGCAATCCGCGCCGCTTCCCAGCATGATCGCCTTCGCCGCGGCGCTCCAGACGGCGATGGTCGCCGTCGGAGTCTACGGGATCGAGGCGATCCGATCGGTGCGCTTCGCGACGGCGCGTCTGCTCGTCGCGGTCGCGCTCGGCATTTTGCTGCTTTCGGTTCTTTTCTTTCTTTTTCCGCCGGTCAGCTTCTGGCGATCGAGCCTGCTCTACGCGACGGCCTTCGCGCTGCTGGGGATGATCGCCGTGCGCACGGCGCTTCGCGACACGCTCGGCAGCGAGCGGTTCAAGCGGCGGGTGATGGTGCTTGGAACGGGCGTGCGCGCCAAGCGGATCGAGGCCCTGGCGGCGCGGACCGGCGCGGGCTTCGCGGTGGTCGGCGTAGTCGACATGAACGACAGCGCAGGTCTCCCCGCCCAGGCGCTCCGCCTCAGCGCGGGCGAGCTGGTCCTCGCTCTGGAGGAGCGGCGCAATGCCCTGCCGCTCGGCGATCTGCTCAAGATCAAGACGACCGGGGTCCAGGTCCACGATTTCTCTTCGTTCATCGAACGCGAGACCGGCCGCGTCGACCTCGACAGCCTCAACCCTTCCTGGCTGATCTTCTCCGACGGCTTCTCGGCCGGGCGGCGCCTGTCGACCATCGCCAAGCGGCTGTTCGACGTCGTGGCCAGCGGGCTTCTGCTCGTGCTCACCTTGCCGCTCGTCGCGCTGACGGCGCTCGCGGTGAAGATCGAGAGCGTCGGCCCGGCCTTCTTCCGCCAGCGCCGCGTGGGCCTCTACGGCCAGCCGTTCGACGTCATCAAGCTGCGCTCGATGCGCGAGGACGCCGAAGTGGGCGGCAAGGCCGTCTGGGCGCAGAAGGACGATCCCAGGGTCACCCGGGTCGGGCGAATCATCCGCAAGCTTCGAATCGACGAGCTGCCCCAGGCCTGGTCGGTGCTGAAGGGGGACATGAGCTTCGTCGGGCCCCGCCCCGAGCGGCCCCAGTTCGTCGCCGACCTCGAGGCGCGGCTGCCTTATTATGCCGAGCGCCATGTGGTGAAGCCCGGCATCACCGGCTGGGCGCAGATCAACTATCCCTATGGCGCGAGCGTCGAGGATGCGCGCGAGAAGCTCGAGTTCGACCTTTATTACGCCAAGAATTACTCGCCCTTCCTCGATCTCCTGATCCTGCTCCAGACCGCGCGCGTCGTGATCTGGCCGGAGGGCGCGCGATGACCGGCTTCGTCGCCCTGTGGAGC
It encodes:
- a CDS encoding TIGR02281 family clan AA aspartic protease; the encoded protein is MSAGSNLLWLGVAALGVALIAPNLSGEAPEAEPRGALQPAAPAPAPRAGNGYARREILRAADGHFYVDAQVNGASVRFLVDTGASVVALTGADARRAGIALPSTRASARGAGGVIEVIPVTIDRVAIGPLEARDVRAAVADQLQVSLLGQSYLERVGTVEISGDRMVLR
- a CDS encoding TIGR03013 family PEP-CTERM/XrtA system glycosyltransferase, which encodes MIRLFKHYVPFAVLLLGAIDFALLLFGAEAGWALRFWQVSGTFDLQSAPLPSMIAFAAALQTAMVAVGVYGIEAIRSVRFATARLLVAVALGILLLSVLFFLFPPVSFWRSSLLYATAFALLGMIAVRTALRDTLGSERFKRRVMVLGTGVRAKRIEALAARTGAGFAVVGVVDMNDSAGLPAQALRLSAGELVLALEERRNALPLGDLLKIKTTGVQVHDFSSFIERETGRVDLDSLNPSWLIFSDGFSAGRRLSTIAKRLFDVVASGLLLVLTLPLVALTALAVKIESVGPAFFRQRRVGLYGQPFDVIKLRSMREDAEVGGKAVWAQKDDPRVTRVGRIIRKLRIDELPQAWSVLKGDMSFVGPRPERPQFVADLEARLPYYAERHVVKPGITGWAQINYPYGASVEDAREKLEFDLYYAKNYSPFLDLLILLQTARVVIWPEGAR
- a CDS encoding DUF2171 domain-containing protein, yielding MAARDDIREHMEVIGADGVRVGTVDKVDGDRIKLTKADSGQGSHEGHHHYISLGLVAAVDGDQVRLSANADVATELFAEEEND
- a CDS encoding peptidylprolyl isomerase, which translates into the protein MRRFAALAVLFATAAAAQPGAWRPAPVTGATEPSEVVAHSAATDWRPVDPENLLVMELADGAKVYIELAPDFAPVHVANIRRYARGGWWNGATIYRVQDNYVTQWGNGDASVPLPQGVVARPPAEYERGSEGLAIRPLGFPDSYAPAAGHVNGWPVAYDPERSSAWLTHCYASVGVGRDLAPDTGTGGELYAVIGHAPRPLDRNIANVGRVIEGMAALAARQRGTGNLGFYQAERGETPVPIRSVRVAADMPAAERPQFEAMRTDTETFSAYVRGRANRGGAFFNVPAGGVDICNVNVPVRRRPSAAPSGRR